The segment ACCCGAGAAATCCGGCGAGCGTGAAGATGAAAAAGAGCAATAGGAGTTCCATGGCGGGAAGAGAGGAGTTCAGGCGTGGCGTCCGCGAGCGGCGCCTCACTTCGCAAACTGCGGATGAACGATGCGGCCGTCGTGGGTGATGAGGCAGCCCTTCAAGATCTCGTCGTTCGGATCGAGCCGGAGCGTCTTCGCGGTCTCGTCCCAGAAATGGGTGATCCACGCCGCATAGTTTGCCGCCAGCACCTGCGAGGCATGCGCGGCGACGGTACTTTCCAGATTCGCGTGGCCGAGGATGATCACGCCGTTGCCGGTGACGACCTCCTCGCCAGGCCGGGAGCCTTCGACGTTGCCGCCAGTGTCGACCGCGAGATCGACGACGACGCTGCCGGGTTGCATGCCGGCAAGCATCGCCTGAGTGACCAGGCGCGGCGCTGGCCGGCCAAAGACCTTCGCCGTCGTAATCACGATGTCCGCGTGCGCACAGACTTTCGCCATGCCGGCCTGCTGCCGCGCGATCTGTTCCGGGGTCAGCGCCTGTGCGTAGCCTCCGGCCGTCTGGCCGGTCTGGCCGACATCGATCTTCACGAACTTGGCGCCGAGCGAACGCACCTGCTCCTCGACCACCGGACGAGTGTCGAACGCCTCCACGCGCGCGCCCAGGCGCTTCGCCGTCGCAATCGCCTGCAGCCCCGCCACGCCCGCGCCGAGCACAAACACGCGTGCCGGCATGATCGTGCCCGCCGGCGTCATCATCATCGGCAGCGCCTTGCGCAGCCGCGCCGCAGCCTGAATCACCGCGGCATACCCGGCGAGGCTCGCCTGCGAGCTGAGCGCATCCATTTTCTGCGCGAGCGTCGTGCGCGGAATCATCTCGAGACTGACCGCGCTTACACCGGCTTGCGCGAAGGCCGCCAGGAGGGCGGCTTCGTTGAAGGGATCAAGAAAGCTCAGATGCACCGCCCCGCGCTTCATCGTGGCGATCTCGGCGGGCGTCGGCTTGCGCACACGCAGCACCAGATCGGCCACGGCCGTCGCGCCCGCGGCATCGTCCGTGAACGTCACGCCCGCCGCGCGATAGTCCTCGTCGGCATACCGGCTGGCACGACCGAGTCCAGGCGGCGCGCGCAACTCGAGTCCGAGTTTCGTCAATGCTTGTGCAGTCGTCGGGGTGAGCGCGACCCGTGCATCCGCGGTCGTGCTGTCGGCGGCAATGTAGCAAATCATGGAGTCCTGGGGCTGACCGCCGGGGGAAGCGGCGGACGCCACTCTGGGAATCGAAAGGTTCAGGACAAGTGCGAACTGGGGCGGGTTTTCAAAATCGCTTTTGCGCGGGCGCTCTGCGTCCCCAGCGGCCCAGGGGCGTCCCACCACCATCGACGCGCACGATCCCCCGCGGCGGGGTGCGCCCGCTCGATGCGTTGTCCCAGAAACTCCCCCATTTCGCGAACGCCCGCGCCCCGGCATCTTCCGGCCGCGGGTGGCATGTGCCGCCCGTTTGCTTCCCCCCCACAACCCGCCACCTTTTCCCTTACCATGAGCGAGCACTACGTTGTCACAGCGAACCAGGGACACCTGCGGATCTTCCAGCGGCGACAAGCACCCACGCAAATGACACCGGCCTTCGACGAGGTGCGAGCGTTCGATTTCCCGCTGGGCGTGACCGGCTACACGGATCGCGACACCGACATAGCCGGTCGTTTTCAAGGCTCCCGTCCCCAAGGCGTCGCCCCCGGCGCACCGGCCGCACGCACCGGCATGTCGGTGGATGAACGACTGCCGATGCGGCGCGAGGAGCACCGGCGACGAATCCGGGATGTGGCCCAGGCGCTCGACACGTTTTTTGCGACGCGGCCGAATGCGACGTGGGATTTCGCCGCGGGTCCGGAACTGCACAACGCGGTGCTCGAGGCCGTGACGCCGAAAACGCGCGCGCAACTGCGCCGCTCCGTCCCCAAGGATCTCGTGCATCAGCCGCAGGCGGAATTCGCCACGCATTTCGCGACGCACTGATCGCGCGCCCTCCGCCGCCGTCGGCGGGTGAAACGTTTCCGCGCAGAGTGGGCTCGGTGTGTCTCCAGCAGTAGGCGCGGCTCCATGCCGCGAGGAGTCGCACGTGATCGAGAAACTCAGGAGCCCGCGGTGGCGCGCAGGTCCGCGACGGACCACTCCGTGGCGAGCGAGCGCGTCTTCAGATTCAGCGTCGCGGTCTCGGTCACTTCGCCCACCAGCACCGCCGGCACCCCGCGAATTTGCGCCTCGGTCAAGACCGTGCCTACGCGACTCGCGGCAACCGCCACGAGCACGCGCCCTTGGCTTTCACCAAAAAGAAGCGCGTCCGCCCGCGCGCCACCGAGCGGCGTCACGTCGAGCTTGGCGCCGAGGACGCGGGGCGCGGCGAGCAACATGGCTGCGGCCGTGCCGAGCAGTCCGCCGCCAGCCACATGTCGCACGGCCATCAGCACCCCGCCTTTGATCAGCGCGAGCAGCGTCTTGTTGAGCCGCTTCTCCGCCGCGAGATCGAGTTCCGGCACCGGCCCGGTTTGCAGCCCGTGCACCGCTGCGACGAAATGGCTGCCGCCGAGTTCGTGCGGCGCTTCGCCGAGCAAGACGAGATTTTCCCCAGCCTCCTGCACCACGGCGCGGGTGACGTGCTTCTCTTCTGCCACCACGCCGATCGCGGCGACCTGCAGACCCAGCTCTGCGCCGCCGGTGAGCGGCACGCCCGTGAGTCCAAGTTCAAAATACGCGCACGCTTCTGCGAGCCCCTGCAGGATGTCGCCGAGCCGCGCGAGGGCCGGCAACGTCAGGGCTTCCGGCACGAACACGTGCGCCTGCACCGCGCGCGGCATCGCGCCTGCACCCACGAGGGCGCGCAGCCGCTCGACCACCGCGATCTGCGCACCGCGCTCGGGGTCGAGGGCGACGAATCGCGCCGCCCGCGCCGGCGCTGCCGCGATGAGCTTGCCGCCGGTTCCGGCGTTGCCGCGCAGCAGCGCGACGTCGCCGCCGAGTTCGCCGGCGACTCCGCGGCTGGCAGCGGGCCAACGGTGTTGCGCCACGTGCGCGAGCACCTTGGGCAGAGCCTCGTGCACGCGTGCGCCGTCCAGATCGTGAAACGCCGCCGCAGGCGCAACCGCCACCGCTTCCTGCACGAGGGCGGGGGTGTCCGCGGCCGGCTCCTTCACGAGCTCGCACCGCACGCTCGCGCCGACACGCGCGAGACCAGCGCACGCTTCCGCCAGCTTTCTGACCGCGTCCTCCGCCTCAGGCGAGGCGCTCGCGGCGAGATCGATCGTCAACGTCGATTCGGCGGGTGGTTGCACGAGCCCGGTGAATCCCACGGCTTCCAGCTGCGGCGCAGAGCCGACCAACTCGGAAGCAAGCGCGAGCTTCGGTGGGGCGACGAAGAAGCGAAGTTTCACGATCTGCGAGTAGCGACGCCGCGATTCGAATTTCGGTCAAGGGTTTTGTCGGCTCACGGACGAACCATCCGGTTGCGCGGATGAAACTTGTCGTGCTGCTCCAGCAGCCGTTGCGACTCCACCGACGTGTAGATCTGCGTGGTCGAAATGCTGGCGTGGCCGAGCATTTCCTGGATCGCCCGCAAGTCCGCGCCGCCGCTGAGCAGGTGGGTGGCGAATGAGTGGCGCAGCCCGTGCGGTTTCACGTTCTTGGTGAGGCCGGCGCGCTTCGCGTATTTTTTCACGAGCATCCAGAGCATCACGCGTGAAAGCGGGCCGCCGTTTTTATTGAGGAAAAGCTGGCTGCCCGTACGGCTGCGGACGAAGTGCGGCCGGCCGGCCGTCAGGTAAGTCGCGAGCGCCTCGATCGCTTTGCCGCCGATCGGCACCACGCGCTCCTTCGCGCCCTTGCCGAAGACGCGCAGGAATCCGTGCTCGAGGTCGACCTGCTGCAGCAGCAGCCCGGCGAGCTCCGACACGCGCAGGCCGCTCGAATAAAACAGCTCGAGCAACGCGCGATCGCGCAGCGCGCGGGCGTCGCCGCCGGTCGGCGCCGCGAGCAGCCGCGCGATTTCCTCCTCGGTCAGCGTGCCCGGAATCCGGCGGCTCGCCTTCGGCCCGGAGAGCAGCGCGGTGAAATCATCCGCGCGGAATCGTTCGCGCACGAGAAAATGCGCGAGGCTGCGCAACGCGCTGAGTTTGCGCGCCAGGCTTGCCACGGTGTAGGAGGCGGAGCTCAGCGAGTGAATCCAGCCCGCCGCCTGCTCGCCGGTGACCGCGCGCCAATCGCGCGCGCCCTGCGCGGCGAGGTGAGTCGCGGCCTGATCGAGATCCCGTCGATAGCTGGCGACCGTGTTCGCCGCGAGTCCGCGCTCGAGCGCGATGTAGCCGAGGAAGGCCTCGATGTCGTCCGCGAACGCCGGGGGGGCCTGGCTGGTGTCCTGGGCACGGGCGCGCGGCGCTTTCATGCTGCGACGATGAACAGTTTTCCCGCGGAGCGAAGCGCGGAATGCGGTGATCCAGCGACGGCCGAAGATCGGAGCCCCGTAGCACCGTCTCCGCCGGGCGCTCGGTTCAATACTGCCGGCGACGCGGCGGGGGCGTGTAGTTCGGATTCGTTTCCTTCATCCGGAACGTGATCCGCGCCTTCTCCAAATCGTAGGGACTCATCTCCATCTTCACCGTGTCGCCCGCGGCGATCTTGATGAAGTTTTTCCGCAGCTTGCCGGAAATATGCGCCAGCACGACATGCCCATTCGAGAGTTGCACCTTGAACATCGTGCCGGGCAGCACGGCCACGACTCGGCCCTCTACTTCAATCGCGTTGCCGTCAGCCATGGTGAATGTGAGCGAATGCCCGACCGGAAGTGCGTTGGATCATAGACTCGTGCGAGAGGAAATAAAAATTTCTTGTAAGGCGCAAACGCGTGATCGTGGCAAGGCTTTTGCCGGCGGGCGCCGGCGGCGCCAGCCAGGGTACGGACGGCATCTCATTTTCCGCCATGAGCGGTACGCCCAGGTCCCGTGGCGCAGGTGTGCCGCCCGTGGGTTTGCGGGAAACGGAGATGCGCCCGCCCGCAACTGGCGCCGAAATTCCTCGAACCTGCCTCGGTGAACGACCGGCGGGGCCGTCGGAAGATGGATTGCTTCGAACCCGCCCGCCGCGCAATGACATGCCTGCGCCATGTCCGCTCCCCCGCCCTGCCCGTTCGAGAAGCGTTTCCCGTCCCAGCTCGCGCGCGACGACACGTTCTACATGAGCCTCGCCTTCAATCAGGCGATCGATGCCTGGCGGCTCGACGAGGTGCCGATCGGCGCGGTGATCGAGCTCGGCGGCGAGGTGGTCGCCGCGGCGCACAACACGGTGGAGGAAGCACGCGACCCCACCGCGCATGCCGAGATGCTCGCGATCACGCAGGCGGCCGCGAAGCTCGGCGACTGGCGGCTCGAAGGCGCCACGGTTTACGTAACCAAGGAACCGTGTCCGATGTGCTCGGGCGCGATGTTGATGTCGCGCGTGAAGCGGGTGTGCTACGCGGTCCGCGATCCGAAGATGGGCTGCCTCGGCGGCGCGACCAACTTGAACGACCTGCCGCGCGTGAACCATCACGTCGAGCTCACCGCGGGCGGCGTGCTGGAGGATGAATGC is part of the Opitutus terrae PB90-1 genome and harbors:
- a CDS encoding NAD(P) transhydrogenase subunit alpha, translated to MICYIAADSTTADARVALTPTTAQALTKLGLELRAPPGLGRASRYADEDYRAAGVTFTDDAAGATAVADLVLRVRKPTPAEIATMKRGAVHLSFLDPFNEAALLAAFAQAGVSAVSLEMIPRTTLAQKMDALSSQASLAGYAAVIQAAARLRKALPMMMTPAGTIMPARVFVLGAGVAGLQAIATAKRLGARVEAFDTRPVVEEQVRSLGAKFVKIDVGQTGQTAGGYAQALTPEQIARQQAGMAKVCAHADIVITTAKVFGRPAPRLVTQAMLAGMQPGSVVVDLAVDTGGNVEGSRPGEEVVTGNGVIILGHANLESTVAAHASQVLAANYAAWITHFWDETAKTLRLDPNDEILKGCLITHDGRIVHPQFAK
- a CDS encoding host attachment protein, which produces MSEHYVVTANQGHLRIFQRRQAPTQMTPAFDEVRAFDFPLGVTGYTDRDTDIAGRFQGSRPQGVAPGAPAARTGMSVDERLPMRREEHRRRIRDVAQALDTFFATRPNATWDFAAGPELHNAVLEAVTPKTRAQLRRSVPKDLVHQPQAEFATHFATH
- a CDS encoding AIR synthase-related protein, whose amino-acid sequence is MKLRFFVAPPKLALASELVGSAPQLEAVGFTGLVQPPAESTLTIDLAASASPEAEDAVRKLAEACAGLARVGASVRCELVKEPAADTPALVQEAVAVAPAAAFHDLDGARVHEALPKVLAHVAQHRWPAASRGVAGELGGDVALLRGNAGTGGKLIAAAPARAARFVALDPERGAQIAVVERLRALVGAGAMPRAVQAHVFVPEALTLPALARLGDILQGLAEACAYFELGLTGVPLTGGAELGLQVAAIGVVAEEKHVTRAVVQEAGENLVLLGEAPHELGGSHFVAAVHGLQTGPVPELDLAAEKRLNKTLLALIKGGVLMAVRHVAGGGLLGTAAAMLLAAPRVLGAKLDVTPLGGARADALLFGESQGRVLVAVAASRVGTVLTEAQIRGVPAVLVGEVTETATLNLKTRSLATEWSVADLRATAGS
- the xerD gene encoding site-specific tyrosine recombinase XerD, producing MKAPRARAQDTSQAPPAFADDIEAFLGYIALERGLAANTVASYRRDLDQAATHLAAQGARDWRAVTGEQAAGWIHSLSSASYTVASLARKLSALRSLAHFLVRERFRADDFTALLSGPKASRRIPGTLTEEEIARLLAAPTGGDARALRDRALLELFYSSGLRVSELAGLLLQQVDLEHGFLRVFGKGAKERVVPIGGKAIEALATYLTAGRPHFVRSRTGSQLFLNKNGGPLSRVMLWMLVKKYAKRAGLTKNVKPHGLRHSFATHLLSGGADLRAIQEMLGHASISTTQIYTSVESQRLLEQHDKFHPRNRMVRP
- the infA gene encoding translation initiation factor IF-1, with amino-acid sequence MADGNAIEVEGRVVAVLPGTMFKVQLSNGHVVLAHISGKLRKNFIKIAAGDTVKMEMSPYDLEKARITFRMKETNPNYTPPPRRRQY
- a CDS encoding nucleoside deaminase — translated: MSAPPPCPFEKRFPSQLARDDTFYMSLAFNQAIDAWRLDEVPIGAVIELGGEVVAAAHNTVEEARDPTAHAEMLAITQAAAKLGDWRLEGATVYVTKEPCPMCSGAMLMSRVKRVCYAVRDPKMGCLGGATNLNDLPRVNHHVELTAGGVLEDECRALLQAFFKLKRQAGEPTGEGAA